In one window of Arachis ipaensis cultivar K30076 chromosome B06, Araip1.1, whole genome shotgun sequence DNA:
- the LOC107646464 gene encoding uncharacterized protein LOC107646464 produces the protein MPRKLRYSCISDAGIADKTQHINAQTSGKIDHSVYHDEDYDPEADEVESWDDHVDNLYAEEEAVHCNKPNGRKDTDYWSVVVSDAGVTRTMNLSVKEAIVLPPGRQIILEFNTELQPIGQAAGLLSRFLGSFGADFQHFSINEESWKTMDNTLKEHAYDTRAFRYEEDDNGKKKQIMIQRIGKIWKEARNNLFHKFYDKRKSLEENAKRKPSRINAQQWKWFLQYRFKRLYEGEKKKQRRIGRGKIFIMTHKKMMEAIANIESQDDFSKEISLTDLFAQVVGKEHSRRVRELGFGPCLTEIIRNTTQQSNSGVQIEEYQREITELKSAAAEQKVEIAELKAAAAEYKAEAAEEKAKKQTMENSVKYIIQQQGDTLPPEIDAQLKSLWSGAK, from the exons ATGCCTAGGAAATTGCGGTACAGTTGTATCTCCGATGCCGGCATTGCTGACAAAACTCAGCATATCAATGCTCAGACGTCCGGAAAAATAGATCATTCCGTCTACCAT GATGAAGATTATGATCCCGAGGCTGATGAGGTTGAGTCATGGGATGATCACGTTGATAACTTATATGCCGAAGAAGAAGCTGTACACTGTAACAAGCCCAATGGTCGCAAGGATACGGATTATTGGAGTGTTGTTGTAAGCG ACGCTGGCGTCACAAGAACGATGAATTTGAGCGTCAAGGAGGCTATAGTACTTCCTCCTGGTAGACAAATCATTCTGGAGTTTAATACAGAGTTGCAACCGATCGGTCAGGCAGCTGGATTATTAAGTAGATTTTTAGGGAGTTTTGGTGCTGACTTTCAACATTTTTCCATTAATGAAGAGAGTTGGAAGACAATGGACAATACTCTGAAGGAACATGCATACGACACA CGAGCCTTTCGGTATGAGGAGGACGACAATGGAAAAAAAAAGCAGATAATGATTCAAAGGATAGGAAAAATCTGGAAGGAAGCAAGAAACAACTTATTTCACAAGTTTTATGACAAGAGAAAGAGTTTAGAAGAAAATGCTAAGCGTAAACCATCAAGAATAAATGCACAGCAGTGGAAATGGTTCCTTCAATATCGTTTTAAAAGACTCTACGAAG gagaaaaaaaaaagcaaaggcGCATTGGTAGAGGAAAGATATTTATTATGACTCATAAAAAAATGATG GAAGCGATTGCGAATATCGAGAGCCAAGATGATTTCTCGAAGGAGATTTCACTTACTGATTTATTTGCGCAAGTTGTTGGAAAGGAGCATTCAAGACGAGTTCGGGAGTTAGGTTTTGGGCCATGTCTAACCGAAATTATTCGTAATACTACACAACAATCGAACTCTGGAGTACAAATTGAGGAGTATCAGAGGGAGATTACAGAATTGAAGTCAGCAGCAGCAGAACAAAAGGTGGAGATTGCAGAATTGAAGGCAGCAGCAGCAGAATATAAGGCAGAGGCAGCAGAAGAGAAGGCAAAGAAACAGACCATGGAGAATTCGGTAAAATACATAATCCAACAGCAAGGAGACACTTTGCCACCTGAAATTGATGCACAACTGAAGTCTTTGTGGAGTGGAGCAAAATAG
- the LOC107645829 gene encoding pentatricopeptide repeat-containing protein DOT4, chloroplastic-like, with translation MSILQSAKVVFHLGISSSDPKKKTFIHLSPSHCKTKAAAARSRRTPEREDTFAWNSLIQSHLANNEFPLVVSAYLQMLEHRVPLDTRTLPRVLDASRLMRDFPLAKQLHAHSLKLGFSSHHYAVTALIHIYADLDTLPMAQKLFDNSPSRNAVCWTLLARLYLHGGNPTLALALFHQMLALDDGVAVDHVAVATACSACGMMRSLPQARIMHDVARKCGLDSDVLVCNSLLKMYSDCDSMSDARLVFEKMPCKDVISWTSMICAYVKRGGFNEAFKLFREMIRAGFKPDSHSISAFLPGCGRIASLNQGREIHGYLLRNGIHSNLRVNNALMDMYVKSGCITSASNVFAGINKKDTISWTIMILGYSLHGQGKLGVDLFRQMKNSKVLIDDSAYAAALLACSTARMVEEGRIYFNLIRVPTVAHCALKVVLLAQFGLFMEARTFIEERGIEKHPEILRKLLEGCRMSGQYTMGKQIVEQLCELEPLNAENYVMLLNWYAGSGKWHMVQKMRETIRDMGLKPKKAYTWTLFRNKVHVFGTGDVSHPRSERIYSELQGLIEKMRAKGLEPNWDFRLHDVDEERECIRIGHSELLALSFGLISSHAGPVRLAKNSRMCNGCHSFAKFVSKMIRREIIFKDPNFFHHFNDGLCSCGDFW, from the coding sequence ATGAGCATTCTCCAATCCGCAAAAGTAGTATTCCATCTTGGAATCTCCTCATCCGACCCCAAGAAGAAGACCTTCATCCACCTCTCTCCTTCTCACTGCAAAACAAAAGCGGCAGCAGCCAGGTCAAGAAGAACACCGGAGCGGGAGGACACCTTCGCATGGAACAGCCTCATTCAGAGCCATCTGGCAAACAACGAGTTCCCTCTCGTCGTCTCCGCCTACCTCCAAATGCTTGAGCACCGCGTTCCCCTCGACACGCGCACTCTGCCGCGCGTCCTCGATGCCTCCCGCCTCATGCGCGACTTCCCCCTCGCCAAGCAGCTCCATGCTCATTCTCTCAAGCTCGGCTTCTCTTCCCACCACTACGCCGTAACCGCCCTCATTCACATCTATGCCGATCTCGATACCCTTCCCATGGCCCAGAAGCTCTTCGACAACTCCCCTTCCCGCAATGCCGTCTGCTGGACTCTACTCGCAAGGTTGTATCTTCACGGCGGGAACCCCACCCTCGCCCTTGCTCTCTTCCATCAGATGCTGGCGTTGGATGATGGCGTTGCTGTCGACCACGTCGCGGTCGCAACGGCCTGCAGCGCCTGCGGGATGATGAGGTCTCTCCCTCAAGCAAGGATTATGCACGACGTTGCTAGGAAATGCGGGTTGGATTCTGATGTTTTAGTGTGCAATTCGCTGTTGAAGATGTACAGTGATTGTGATAGCATGAGCGATGCCCGCTTGGTGTTTGAGAAAATGCCTTGCAAGGATGTTATTTCTTGGACATCAATGATTTGTGCTTATGTCAAGAGAGGAGGATTCAATGAGGCTTTCAAGTTGTTCCGGGAGATGATCAGGGCTGGTTTCAAACCTGATTCCCATTCCATCTCTGCTTTCCTTCCTGGGTGCGGAAGAATCGCCTCACTCAATCAGGGTAGAGAAATTCATGGCTACTTGCTTAGAAACGGGATTCATTCTAACCTCAGGGTAAACAATGCACTTATGGACATGTATGTAAAATCCGGATGTATCACTTCTGCTTCCAATGTTTTTGCTGGAATTAACAAGAAAGATACCATTTCATGGACCATAATGATATTGGGATATAGCTTACATGGACAAGGGAAGCTTGGAGTTGATTTATTCAGGCAGATGAAGAACTCAAAGGTGCTGATAGATGACAGTGCCTATGCTGCTGCCCTTCTTGCTTGCAGTACTGCCCGCATGGTTGAGGAAGGAAGGATTTACTTCAATCTTATTAGGGTCCCCACGGTTGCACACTGTGCTCTGAAGGTGGTTCTGCTTGCGCAGTTTGGACTTTTCATGGAGGCGAGGACCTTTATTGAGGAAAGAGGGATTGAAAAGCATCCTGAGATACTAAGGAAACTGCTAGAAGGCTGTAGGATGAGTGGCCAATACACTATGGGGAAGCAAATTGTCGAGCAGCTTTGTGAATTGGAACCTCTAAATGCTGAGAACTACGTCATGCTTCTCAATTGGTATGCAGGCTCTGGAAAATGGCACATGGTGCAGAAGATGAGGGAAACAATTAGAGACATGGGTTTGAAACCCAAAAAGGCTTATACTTGGACATTGTTCAGGAACAAAGTACATGTATTTGGAACTGGGGATGTATCTCATCCAAGATCAGAGAGAATATATTCAGAATTACAGGGTTTAATTGAGAAAATGAGAGCCAAAGGACTTGAACCAAATTGGGATTTCAGACTCCATGATGTAGATGAAGAGAGGGAATGCATTCGGATAGGGCATAGTGAACTCTTGGCACTTTCTTTTGGGCTCATCAGCTCTCATGCTGGACCAGTACGTCTTGCGAAGAATTCTCGGATGTGTAATGGTTGCCACAGTTTTGCAAAGTTTGTATCGAAGATGATTAGAAGAGAAATCATCTTCAAGGACCCAAATTTCTTTCACCATTTTAATGATGGCCTTTGTTCATGTGGAGACTTTTGGTGA